A single region of the candidate division WOR-3 bacterium genome encodes:
- a CDS encoding T9SS type A sorting domain-containing protein — protein MDEQIADKEVLKNSLHKGGGKGSFLLQLLGIDWCPLDLALIFPDRVKRISVWLPEWLYEDGEINIDIFKILFGPYAVCGEIGLYEFPNGRGFESRGGQQEGQAVPVNIENFRIYPNPAKGKIMLRFNLPDERKIAIKIYDVCGRVVYKKNIRESKIGMNEFLIRSEGLSSGIYFVQFKAGGYQAVKKVVLVQ, from the coding sequence ATCGATGAGCAGATTGCCGATAAGGAAGTCCTAAAGAACTCTTTGCATAAGGGAGGCGGAAAGGGGTCTTTTCTACTCCAACTCCTTGGTATAGACTGGTGTCCACTTGACCTCGCACTAATTTTCCCTGATAGGGTGAAGCGAATCTCAGTATGGTTGCCGGAATGGCTATACGAAGATGGTGAGATCAATATCGATATCTTTAAGATCCTGTTTGGTCCTTATGCGGTTTGTGGTGAGATCGGTCTGTATGAATTCCCAAATGGCAGGGGGTTTGAATCAAGAGGTGGTCAACAAGAGGGTCAGGCTGTGCCAGTTAATATCGAAAATTTCAGAATCTATCCCAATCCGGCAAAAGGGAAGATAATGCTTAGATTCAACTTACCCGATGAGCGAAAGATTGCCATTAAAATTTATGATGTTTGTGGCAGGGTTGTATATAAAAAGAATATCAGAGAATCGAAGATTGGGATGAATGAGTTTTTGATAAGGTCCGAAGGTTTATCATCCGGTATCTATTTTGTGCAATTCAAGGCAGGTGGTTATCAAGCAGTGAAAAAGGTCGTGCTCGTTCAATAA
- the queD gene encoding 6-carboxytetrahydropterin synthase QueD → MFELSVQGTFSAAHRVRGYKGDCAGMHGHTYRVEVRVAVKELNRLGMTVDFRKVKKVLEQNLKKLDHKNLNTLPFFKKHNATAEWIAVYLYKEMKKKIKNIESITVWEGNENSVTYYE, encoded by the coding sequence ATGTTTGAATTGTCAGTGCAGGGAACTTTTTCGGCAGCCCATCGGGTAAGAGGCTACAAAGGCGATTGTGCGGGTATGCACGGCCATACCTATCGAGTGGAAGTACGGGTCGCCGTGAAAGAGCTGAATCGGCTGGGTATGACCGTGGACTTCCGAAAAGTAAAAAAGGTCCTCGAACAGAATCTGAAAAAACTCGACCACAAGAATCTGAACACCTTGCCGTTCTTTAAAAAACACAATGCTACAGCCGAGTGGATCGCGGTCTATCTTTACAAAGAGATGAAGAAGAAAATAAAGAACATTGAATCCATCACGGTCTGGGAAGGAAATGAGAATTCAGTAACCTATTACGAATAA
- the queC gene encoding 7-cyano-7-deazaguanine synthase QueC, producing the protein MKPKSIVLLSGGLDSTVSATIAKKRTRVLFALTIDYGQRAARMEIKAAKKICRFLGIELKIVKVPFFKEFIKLKMIKSKDKKKPRSLNRLADVWIPNRNGLFINIAACYAEYYGAEVIVTGFNREEAREFPDNRPQFIAAINHSLFHSTLNKVKVQSFVSDYSKKQIYQLGKEYNAPLKYIYSCYLGEEKMCGKCGSCRKLQRALE; encoded by the coding sequence ATGAAACCAAAGAGCATCGTCCTTTTATCAGGCGGCCTGGACTCCACGGTGAGTGCGACGATAGCGAAAAAACGCACCCGAGTGCTTTTCGCCCTGACGATTGATTACGGCCAGCGGGCGGCGCGGATGGAGATCAAAGCCGCAAAGAAGATCTGTCGTTTCCTCGGTATTGAGTTGAAGATAGTGAAGGTTCCTTTTTTCAAAGAATTCATAAAACTCAAGATGATCAAATCAAAAGACAAGAAGAAACCGCGGTCTTTGAATCGTCTCGCCGATGTCTGGATTCCCAATAGAAACGGACTCTTTATAAACATCGCCGCATGCTATGCAGAATACTACGGTGCTGAAGTCATTGTCACCGGTTTTAACCGCGAAGAGGCACGGGAATTTCCTGATAATCGACCCCAGTTTATAGCGGCGATAAACCATTCTTTATTTCACAGCACCTTGAATAAGGTAAAGGTCCAGAGTTTTGTCAGTGATTACTCTAAAAAGCAGATCTATCAACTCGGCAAAGAATACAATGCCCCTTTAAAGTACATATATTCCTGTTATCTCGGCGAAGAAAAGATGTGCGGCAAGTGCGGTTCCTGCAGAAAACTGCAACGGGCCCTTGAATGA
- a CDS encoding glycosyltransferase family 2 protein, which yields MKLTVIVPVYNEIENIDTIITAIEKVEVPKQIIVVDDFSTDGTREFLKKRSGIETIFQAKNQGKGAAIRAGLTRASGDFTIIQDADLEYSPAEYPKLLKPLTAEKTRVVYGSRILGRGKFLRSSYYANRFLTLLTNLLYHSRLTDMETCYKIISTKLLKELGLISSRFEIEPEITCKLLKRKEKIIEVPITYEGRQRGKKIGIRDGIQAIWNLIKWKIKR from the coding sequence GTGAAGCTCACGGTAATCGTTCCGGTCTATAATGAAATCGAAAACATCGATACAATAATAACCGCTATAGAAAAGGTGGAGGTTCCCAAGCAGATCATCGTGGTGGACGATTTCTCGACGGACGGAACAAGAGAATTTCTAAAAAAAAGGTCGGGAATCGAAACGATTTTTCAGGCGAAGAACCAGGGGAAAGGTGCGGCGATCCGCGCCGGTTTAACCCGGGCTTCAGGTGATTTCACGATTATTCAGGACGCCGACCTCGAATATTCACCAGCTGAATATCCGAAATTACTCAAGCCATTGACTGCAGAAAAAACGCGGGTCGTGTACGGTTCGCGCATACTGGGCAGGGGGAAGTTTTTAAGATCGAGTTACTATGCAAACCGTTTCCTGACACTGCTGACAAATCTGCTTTATCACAGCCGCCTCACTGATATGGAAACCTGTTATAAGATAATCTCCACAAAGCTGTTAAAAGAGCTGGGTTTGATCTCTTCACGATTCGAGATCGAACCTGAAATCACCTGTAAGCTCCTTAAAAGAAAAGAAAAAATCATTGAGGTTCCGATCACTTACGAAGGCCGACAAAGAGGCAAGAAGATCGGAATAAGAGACGGTATTCAGGCGATCTGGAACTTAATCAAATGGAAGATTAAAAGATGA
- the scpB gene encoding SMC-Scp complex subunit ScpB translates to MNMKQIIEALLIATDVPLSVKKIEEITRLPKEQIKHFITELNNEYRSTERAFEIKEIAGGYQIYTLPDFAMWVGALHERKSRLSKAALETIAIIAYHQPITRPEIEKLRGVDSSWILETLLQKGLIKTCGRLPVPGRPIKYATTKEFLRYFGIKDLSELPREEDFGEQVAQTADEFSAQPEAVKTVEEAEKTNGDGEDKTGD, encoded by the coding sequence ATGAATATGAAACAGATCATCGAAGCGTTGTTAATCGCCACAGACGTGCCCCTGTCCGTTAAAAAGATTGAAGAGATCACCCGCCTGCCAAAGGAACAGATTAAACATTTTATAACCGAGTTGAACAACGAATATCGCTCTACAGAGAGGGCGTTTGAAATAAAAGAAATCGCCGGCGGGTATCAGATATACACCTTGCCTGATTTTGCAATGTGGGTCGGCGCCCTGCACGAACGCAAAAGCAGACTCTCCAAAGCCGCCCTTGAGACAATCGCAATCATCGCCTATCATCAGCCGATTACAAGACCCGAGATTGAAAAACTGCGCGGCGTTGATTCGTCGTGGATACTTGAGACACTTTTACAAAAAGGTCTGATCAAGACCTGCGGAAGGCTGCCCGTACCGGGAAGACCGATAAAGTATGCAACGACAAAAGAATTTTTAAGATACTTTGGAATCAAAGACTTAAGTGAACTGCCCCGGGAAGAAGATTTTGGAGAACAGGTCGCTCAGACGGCTGACGAGTTTTCCGCTCAGCCGGAAGCAGTAAAGACGGTCGAGGAGGCAGAAAAAACGAATGGCGACGGAGAAGATAAAACAGGAGATTAG
- a CDS encoding DUF4416 family protein, with product MGKIKEPKKVLLIVGLIYVPEFNPEPVVGELEKNFGKVGLRSATIPFVHTAYYNKEMGQGLLRRWEVFENPFTPEILVDAKLRTNELEKKYLNEKGGRKINLDPGLLSLSNLILASTKNYSHRIYLGRGIYAEVTLLYRNGGFQVLEWTYPDYREKSTLEFFNKAREFLKKKPA from the coding sequence ATGGGCAAAATTAAAGAACCGAAAAAAGTTCTTCTCATTGTCGGACTGATCTATGTTCCTGAATTCAATCCTGAACCCGTGGTCGGTGAATTGGAAAAAAATTTTGGAAAGGTCGGATTACGGTCGGCGACAATTCCCTTTGTCCATACTGCTTATTACAACAAAGAGATGGGGCAGGGCCTTTTAAGACGATGGGAGGTGTTTGAAAACCCCTTTACACCGGAGATTCTCGTCGATGCAAAGCTCCGGACAAATGAACTTGAAAAAAAATATTTGAATGAAAAAGGGGGCAGAAAAATCAATCTGGACCCCGGACTGCTGTCCTTGAGTAATTTGATCCTCGCCTCGACAAAGAATTATTCCCACAGAATATATCTCGGCAGGGGAATTTATGCTGAGGTGACATTACTTTACAGAAACGGCGGATTTCAGGTGCTCGAATGGACATATCCGGATTATCGGGAAAAGAGCACCCTTGAATTTTTCAATAAGGCGCGGGAGTTTTTAAAGAAGAAACCCGCTTGA
- a CDS encoding thymidine phosphorylase — protein MFNPVELIKKKRDGGKFSRGEIEFLISSYTKEKIPDYQFSALLMAIYFQGMDFEETTHFMKAMLESGRSLDLSFIKKPKIDKHSTGGVGDKVSLILAPLLASCGICVPMISGRSLGHTGGTLDKLESIAGFKTDLTVKKLRKQLRNIGVVMIGQSPRIAPADRKIYALRDVTATVDSIPLISASIMSKKLAEDLNGLVLDVKFGNGAFMPEYRRAKELARTMVKIGHRAGIKVTAVLTDMNAPLGEYVGNSLEVMESIEALRGRGPEDLMKVTFTLGEEMLRLAKIKGGRRLLRKKIASGEALEVFKKLVCCQEGDVLIFDNILRLPIARRRYSISAEKSGYIHRVDTFKTGMLLVELGGGRLKTTDRIDHSCGFRFLKKPGDYVKKGDCLVEVFSDNRQRARTVCKELREVYFITRKPFPKRKLIREIIR, from the coding sequence ATGTTCAATCCGGTCGAATTGATAAAAAAGAAACGTGACGGCGGAAAGTTCAGCCGCGGGGAAATAGAATTTCTTATCTCGTCCTACACCAAAGAAAAAATCCCTGATTATCAATTCTCCGCCCTGTTGATGGCGATATATTTCCAGGGTATGGATTTTGAAGAAACCACGCACTTTATGAAGGCGATGCTTGAGTCAGGTCGGTCTCTCGATCTCTCGTTCATTAAAAAACCGAAGATCGACAAGCACTCGACAGGCGGAGTGGGTGACAAGGTATCTCTGATCCTCGCACCCCTGCTTGCATCCTGCGGAATATGTGTGCCGATGATCTCGGGGCGGAGCCTGGGACATACCGGCGGCACACTCGACAAACTGGAATCAATTGCCGGTTTTAAAACCGACCTCACTGTAAAAAAGTTGAGAAAACAGCTCAGAAACATCGGTGTGGTGATGATCGGACAGAGTCCGCGGATTGCTCCTGCAGATCGGAAAATATACGCCCTGCGCGACGTCACCGCCACGGTCGACTCAATCCCTCTTATTTCGGCGAGCATAATGTCCAAGAAACTCGCCGAGGATCTAAACGGCCTGGTGCTCGACGTAAAGTTCGGCAACGGTGCATTTATGCCTGAGTACAGAAGGGCGAAAGAGCTTGCCCGAACAATGGTTAAAATCGGGCATCGGGCGGGAATCAAAGTCACTGCGGTTTTAACTGATATGAATGCACCCTTAGGTGAATACGTGGGCAATTCCCTGGAAGTGATGGAATCGATTGAGGCATTAAGAGGAAGGGGTCCTGAAGACCTTATGAAAGTCACCTTTACACTTGGAGAAGAGATGCTCAGACTGGCAAAGATAAAAGGCGGCAGGAGATTGCTCAGAAAAAAGATCGCAAGCGGTGAGGCATTAGAAGTTTTTAAAAAACTGGTCTGTTGTCAGGAAGGTGATGTCTTAATCTTTGATAACATTCTGCGCCTGCCCATTGCCCGACGCAGATACAGCATCTCGGCGGAAAAGAGTGGTTATATCCACAGGGTTGACACTTTTAAAACCGGTATGCTCCTCGTCGAACTGGGCGGCGGCAGACTGAAGACCACGGACCGCATCGACCATTCCTGCGGCTTCCGGTTTTTAAAGAAACCCGGTGATTACGTAAAGAAAGGAGATTGTCTGGTTGAGGTCTTCAGTGATAACCGGCAAAGAGCGCGGACCGTATGTAAAGAACTGCGGGAGGTTTATTTCATCACCAGAAAACCGTTTCCAAAGCGAAAACTCATACGGGAAATCATCCGTTAG
- a CDS encoding glycosyltransferase family 1 protein, protein MKVLFVTTAYKRFDGDVITPWLVELILRLKKKGVEVVVFTSSYKGLRNQIIDGVRIERFRYFLKNFEDLTHEETVVDRLKRSPIYLLLIITYLIAGTLKMTKLVKREHFDIIHIHWPFPHIVFGLFGRYAGRARLFSTFYGVEIRWIKKKFPFLVPLFSLAINKSDVITAISSHTAGELSTVAKTKIEIIPFSTPITERSGKTTDAKQIIFVGRLVERKGVKYLIEAFARIKDEVKHNLVIIGEGPERKALEEQVKVLHLEKRVTFTGRISDRELHRSYEKCSFLVLPAVYDKKGDIEGLGVVLIEAMSYRKPVIASRAGGITDIVEDGKNGFLVPPGDAAKLAGAMKTLANDDKLRSEMGGNAKKSIDEKFNWDRIVDRLIELYEKNHIRRRYE, encoded by the coding sequence ATGAAAGTCCTTTTTGTAACGACCGCATATAAACGCTTTGACGGAGACGTCATAACACCGTGGCTCGTTGAACTTATTTTGAGATTGAAGAAAAAAGGCGTTGAGGTCGTGGTATTCACGTCGTCTTACAAAGGGTTGAGGAATCAGATTATAGACGGAGTAAGGATTGAACGGTTCCGTTACTTCTTGAAAAACTTTGAAGATTTGACCCACGAAGAGACTGTCGTGGATCGGCTCAAAAGAAGCCCGATATACCTGCTCCTCATCATTACCTATCTCATCGCCGGGACCCTGAAGATGACCAAACTGGTAAAGAGAGAACATTTTGACATCATCCACATTCACTGGCCCTTTCCCCATATTGTCTTCGGACTCTTCGGCAGATACGCCGGCAGAGCGAGACTCTTCTCGACCTTTTACGGTGTGGAAATCCGCTGGATAAAAAAGAAATTTCCCTTTCTGGTGCCTCTCTTTTCTCTGGCGATAAACAAGTCCGATGTAATCACGGCGATATCCAGCCACACTGCCGGAGAATTGAGTACGGTCGCCAAAACAAAGATAGAGATAATCCCTTTCAGCACCCCGATTACCGAAAGGTCAGGAAAGACGACCGATGCAAAGCAGATTATCTTTGTGGGCAGGCTTGTCGAACGCAAGGGAGTGAAATACCTTATTGAGGCATTCGCCCGAATAAAAGATGAGGTCAAACACAACCTCGTCATTATCGGCGAGGGTCCTGAGCGCAAAGCCCTGGAAGAGCAGGTGAAGGTTCTCCACCTGGAAAAACGGGTTACTTTTACAGGCAGGATATCAGACAGAGAACTGCACCGTAGTTATGAAAAATGCAGCTTTCTCGTTCTGCCGGCAGTTTACGATAAAAAAGGAGATATCGAAGGTCTGGGTGTCGTGCTCATCGAAGCGATGTCATATAGAAAACCGGTGATTGCATCCCGTGCCGGCGGCATCACCGACATCGTTGAAGACGGGAAAAACGGTTTTCTCGTTCCACCGGGTGATGCGGCGAAGCTCGCTGGAGCGATGAAGACGCTGGCAAATGACGACAAGCTGCGCAGCGAGATGGGCGGAAATGCGAAAAAGAGCATTGACGAAAAGTTTAATTGGGATAGAATTGTAGATAGGTTGATTGAATTATATGAAAAAAATCACATAAGGAGAAGATATGAGTGA
- a CDS encoding epoxyqueuosine reductase produces MATEKIKQEIRKFLSGLGIKIVGFGEVPHQIQPLEINLDFSRAVVFGVPLSKSVLQTITSQPTLIYKHHYKTVNWILDQSAFHLARFIEDMDKRALAIPASQTVDWEAQKGHISHKALGQAAGLGFIGRNGLLIHPVYGAGVRYASVLTDLDFSPDPEVTDSCGECRRCIEACPAEAISEKGVDLKRCLAQLKEFSRIRGIGQYICGVCVKVCNGQN; encoded by the coding sequence ATGGCGACGGAGAAGATAAAACAGGAGATTAGAAAGTTCCTCAGCGGCCTGGGTATCAAAATCGTCGGTTTCGGTGAAGTCCCCCATCAAATCCAGCCCCTTGAAATAAACCTGGATTTCAGCAGGGCGGTCGTCTTCGGCGTTCCCCTGTCAAAATCAGTGCTTCAGACGATCACGAGTCAGCCGACATTGATATACAAACACCATTACAAGACAGTGAACTGGATTCTCGACCAGAGTGCGTTCCATTTGGCACGATTTATTGAAGATATGGACAAAAGAGCCCTTGCAATCCCGGCGTCCCAGACCGTGGACTGGGAGGCTCAAAAAGGACACATCTCTCACAAGGCGCTGGGTCAGGCTGCAGGACTGGGTTTTATCGGCAGGAACGGACTCCTGATACATCCTGTTTACGGTGCAGGGGTGCGTTACGCCTCGGTACTCACGGATCTGGATTTTTCTCCTGATCCAGAGGTCACCGATTCCTGCGGTGAATGTCGCAGATGTATTGAAGCATGCCCGGCTGAAGCGATCAGTGAAAAGGGTGTTGATCTGAAACGCTGCCTTGCGCAGCTAAAAGAATTCTCCAGAATAAGGGGTATCGGCCAATACATCTGCGGGGTGTGCGTAAAGGTGTGTAATGGGCAAAATTAA